Below is a window of Pochonia chlamydosporia 170 chromosome 7, whole genome shotgun sequence DNA.
AGAAGCCTTCTAGTGACAAATGCAACTTCATCAGGTACCGGGAAAGATTACTTCTTTGGGTCAAAATAGGATTTAAAACGACGAGGGTACTTACACACCATCAAAACGCGGGGCCTATCAATGTCACAGCTCAGAGTTGCCGCAGATCTGCCTCCAGGGCGATGTCGGGATATGTTCGGGGTCCGGAATCTCACATAGACGCCACGCTCCAGAACCATGCAGCTTGACGCGCTATCCTGGACACAAGCACACGGACAGTGAGCCTATGTGAAAGAATTGGCCAATTTAGAAGCCTTGGTGCATCCGTAAACggagatggagcagcagcaagaaacgCGGAGTTAAGCAACAGCCACACATTTGCTGGGCGGTTGACTGTTTGCGCCAGACACCAGCTCCAGTCAGAGTGGGCATTGACTCCATATTAAATACTGCCAGAAACAGACGcccagacaagacgagacttATCCTCTGCGCTCTCCAGTGCTGTCAGGTGAGTTCCGCGCGGGGTAGCTAACGGCGCTGTTCGGCGTGTCGGCATCTGAGAAACAGTGTCGTCAGACATTCGactccaaccagactttAAAGCTATTCTACCTCCACACATTCACGCTTCTTTGTCAACACCGATTGATGCTCCACGAACTTGGCCAGTCTGCTGAATCCGTTACATCTTCGTAAATCTACAACTGTCGACCCGGAACTCACGACATTCAAAATGGCGGATACTGTTGGAAAGGTGCGTACAGCTCGATAatcaaagacaccagcagCGAAACCCCTCCATAAGCCCCACCATCTTTCTCTCAGCGCTCTGTGAAGCAGAAACATTGACCATACCATTGAGCTACAGACCATTACCTGCAAGGCCGCCGTAGCGTGGGAGGCAGGCAAGGAGCTTTCTattgaggatgttgaagttgctcCTCCCAAGGCTCATGAGGTCCGAATCCAAATCTACTACACTGGCGTTTGCCACACAGGTTGGGCTCCCATGCCTACAGAACGAGCTTCCTCTCTGCTAACAATAGGAAAAAAGACGCATACACTCTCTCTGGAAAGGACCCCGAGGGAGCTTTCCCCATCGTTTTGGGACACGAGGGTGCTGGTATTGTCGAGTCTGTCGGCGAGGGTGTCACCAATGTAAAGCCTGGTGACCATGTGGTCGCTCTTTAGTACGCAGATTCGCCTTGCAAAACGTGTGCATCAAGTCCCGCCGTCGTGGTTACTAACTGCTTTTCTCCTCTGTGCAGCACTCCCGAATGCAAGGAATGTAAATTCTGCAAGTCCGGAAAGACCAATCTTTGCGGCAAGATCCGAGCAACCCAAGGCAAAGGAGTGATGCCCGACGGCACCTCCCGATTCAAgtgcaagggcaaggatCTGCTCCATTTCATGGGCACGTCGACTTTCTCTCAATATACCGTCGTTGCCGATATCTCGGTTGTCGCCGTCCAGCCCGAGGCTCCCATGGACCGTACCTGTCTGCTCGGATGTGGCATCACCACCGGCTACGGTGCTGCCCGTGTCACTGCCAACGTTGAGGAGGGCTCCAACATTGCCGTCTTCGGTGCCGGCTGTGTTGGTCTGTCGGTTGTACAGGGTGCCGTGGTCAACAAGGCCGGCAAGatcattgttgttgatgtgaaCCCTTCAAAGGAGGAGTGGGCAAAGAAGTTCGGTGCCACCGACTTTGTCAACCCCAATGACTTGAAGGGCCAGACCATCGTTGAGAAGCTGGTTGAGATGACGGATGGTGGCTGCGACTACACTTTCGACTGCACGGGTAACGTCAGCGTCATGAGAGCTGCTCTCGAGGCTTGCCACAAGGGTTGGGGCGAGAGCATCATCATTGGTGTTGCCGCTGCTGGACAGGAGATTGCTACCCGACGTAAGTTTGTGTGCCCATCCACGCGTAGAGCGCAAGTTTGCTAACGGAGTGATTCAGCATTCCAACTTGTTACCGGACGAGTATGGAAGGGATGTGCTTTTGGTGGCATCAAAGGCCGCTCTCAACTCCCTGGCCTGGTCAGCGACTACATGAGTGGTGCTCTGAAGGTGGATGAATTCATCACCCACCGCAAGACGCTAAACGAGATGAACTCTGCCTTTGAATCCATGAAGAGCGGAGACTGCATCCGTGCTGTTGTCGACATGAGAAAGTTGTAAATTGGCTGGCCATGCCATGATTTCACAAAAGTGGATTTATGATGAGATGTTCAAGTATGCTGGTATGAGTCTGGAGTTGTAACATTCAGAGGAATGGCCTTGGGAGTCTGGACTGGAGGGGCGGGGAAGCACTGGTAATATACAGGTCTTCCACGGATTAGATTGGAACCCTGATGGCCTTGTGTACATCATAGTAATGCCAACACATTCACGTAGTGTCACGGATTAAACCATAAGCGCCGTGTGAAGTAAAATCCCTTGGACGTGCAGCAATATTGGTACGACGGTTGCACATCATCTCAGAACTTCGAGGCTGCATACATACATTGGTACGGGAAATCTACCCTGGACATCCTCacttggaggaggcgagTGTCACATTCCCTCAAATGAGGGAGATTAATTGAGTATGTATATCTTCAAATTAAGCTTTGTACGGATTTTATTTTAAATTTCATATCCTATTTTTATCGATTTTCCTCCTACTTAACTTTTTTGAGCAAAGTTCGACTGCAGTATGTCATCTGATATTGGCACTGCGGCTAGAGTAGTActccaaccaaccacagccCTCCAATTAATTCACcattcatcagcatcagaATGGCGCGTCGCGTCCACCACTAAATTTACTTTCACATTCACAAGCATCTCACATCATTGCCCTCAAGGCCAGCCAAGGCAATGCGGTCCTCACGATTATCAAAAGACACCTCCAAAATATTTGACCGCATATCCGCCGCCCGAGCATCCCCTCCACGCCGCACAACACGATCCCTCTCACGATTCGCCTACACATCAGCCTCCTCAACGTCCTCGCCGCAAAATGGCTACCAAACTCCCGATATAGAAGACAGCATTAGCCCGCCTCCGAAGCGGCGCCGACGCGCATCCACAGACTCGCCCGTAAAGCCCATCAAAGCCGAACTGCTCGACGAATCCATATCCTCAATACCGTCGCCACCTGCGAAACGACGAGCTCGGAAACCAGCAAAGAAGACAACGGACCCTTCGACCGGCGAAGAGAAGATATCCCCGCCATCAGATTGGGAAGAAATGTACAATGTAGTCAAGAAGATGCGATTACCTGGCGGTGTAGCCCACGGCGCAGCCGTAGACACAATGGGCTGCGAAAGGCTCGCGGACAAGAAGGCTTCACCCAAGGACCAACGCTTCCACACACTTATAGCGCTGATGTTGTCGAGTCAGACAAAAGACACAGTCAATGCCGTGGCTatgcagaagctgaagacTGAGTTGCCGCCATATAAGCCTGGAGCACCAGTAGGCTTAAACCTGGATAATGTGCTAGCGGTGGATGCAAACCTGTTGAATCAGTTGATCTGGGCGGTTGGATtccacaacaacaagacaaagtATGTTTTTACATATCCCACTGGCAAAGCTATTCGCAAAGGTCACAAGCTAACGATACTAGGTACATTAAGCAAACCGCCGTCATCCTACGAGATAAGTGGAACAGCGACATCCCCGACACCATCGACGGCTTGACTTCGCTCCCCGGAGTCGGCCCCAAAATGGCCTACCTCTGCCTCTCGGCCGCGTGGGACCGCACAGAAGGCATAGGCGTCGACGTACACGTCCACCGGATCACGAACCTATGGGGAtggaacaagaccaagaatCCAGAAGAGACGCGGCTGGCTCTGCAATCGTGGCTACCGAGGGATAAGTGGCGCGAAATAAACTGGCTGCTCGTCGGGTTCGGACAGGCGGTTTGTCTGCCTGTAGGGAGAAAGTGCGGCGATTGCGACTTGGGATTGAGCGGGTTGTGTAAAGCCGCGGAGAGGAAAAAGGTGCTCGAGGGGCGGAGGATAAAGGAAgaggtcaaggttgaggaggatggatCGGTGCTGAAAAAGGAGGAAGTTGTAGAGGAAGTGAGGGTgaaggaagaggcagcgAATGAGAAAGCACCGGGCTGAGAATTTCGAGGGACGAGACAACAAGTCCTAGACGATGGAaaagtacctacctacctagcTAGGTAGGTAGATAGGTACTTGACTGCCTGGCGATGCTTGAGGCCCTACCAGGCAGGCTTATGCTGGTCACCATTGAGAGGCAGACGTGTGGCGGTCTGCACACTAGCGCTGGCctgcatttgatgctgccGACTAGCGGACTGGAACATTGGTATTTTTGATGCATGAATGCCCTACGTGATGAGGGATGCGGAACCCAAGAACTGGAAATGTGGCCACTTAGACTACCACTATCGGAGCAAAAGTGAGTTGTGACCAGAATTGCATCACGACATCGGGCTGCCAAGATCACTTATGGACTTTATCTGGTGCATTGGCAATTTGCGTGGAAGAGATGGAGCCGGGGCTGTCCTGTGACAGGAAATGAAGGGAGCGCTGAAACGTAACAagggagtctggtggaacatcaacttcaagcaCATCAAATCCACAGACCACTGCAAAGATGCAATTCAATACaatatacggagtagagtGAGGGAAAATTATCTCTTTATTTCAAGTGTATAAATATCAAAATGTAAAACCATTTGGCCGTAAAGCCACGACAACAATATTGATATCCGGAACGCCGCGCGACAGTTTACATCTGTCCGTGTCCAATAAGTAGAATACAATGGTGGGCCGTTACGCCTCTAATTCCCCAGGGACCACGCCACCAGCTTAAAATCGCTCGAAACAAAAATGTCGTATAATCATGTTTCATGAAATAGAAGAAGAGTACGGGACGGTTCTCGTCGATGAGGAGCTTTGTCCGGGTCGGATTTGACTTTCCATGGCAGCTTCGAagcttcttggcaatggccgGACTTGGTACGGTGCTAGAGTCATGTGCTGCCCCAGTTAAACGCCACGGATGACCTGCGTCCTCTCCGATTCCAACTGTGCAGCGTTACGCTCGTGTGACTGTTTCTTGCACTGGAAAAGTAAAAGCAAACAAGTCAGTATTCGTTATCAGACAATTAAAGGGTGAGGGTTCAGCATAAATGTTGGAGTTGACTCACGTCCTCAAGTCCACTGCACTTGTGGTCCTCTAACAGGCGATGCTTGCCACAGAAGTGACCATTGCAGAAGCCACAGTCGCCAAAGATACGTTGGACTGGCTCTCGGCAATCCTTGGCACCGCATCGAATCTTCTTTCCGGGCATGATGAACGGCGTATGTATAGCAGCTGTTGCGTTGATACGGGGTAGATGTCGTAGCTTGGAGATGCTTGATTGATCCGCCGAGTACGGAGACGACGGCTCGGGCAAACGAGAAGGACGCCAACGATAGGACTCTAAACGAATGTAGAgttgatgaaggaagaagagtTTGGTTATTCGAAGAGAGACAGGCAAGAGAGAAGTTCTCGGTCACAAAAGTAGAGGATTATGACAAACGGAGGGAGAGATTACAAACCAGGCTGATGGCAAACTGCGTCAGCGGATGGGCTCCTTTATAGGGAAGGCTGAGAGAAAGCGCTAGACGGGGAGCGATGAATCAAGAAGAGACAAGCCGGGAGCATTTGAGGCGCACGCCCCCCCGGCAGAGGAGTGTGGTTCCAGATAGTCCACTTTTGTAGTGGAGATGCCGGGTCGGTTGGTTCGCCTCCCGTTACGAGCTTGAGGTTGAACGGTAAAACGGGATGAACATTTGTTGACTGGCCGATGGAATTGTATTGCATTGCACAGATATTGACCTGCCTGCCTCGGTGTTGGCAGTTTGTCCCATAGATATTCACGTCAGCATAGAGCGGCTCGCGTTGGAAAAAGATCAAAGCATGGCGATGAAACAGGCATGTCGACTCGACTCGTGCGTTTTTGTCCATGCAACCGGAGCCATGAATGAGTGTACGGCTTGTGGCACACATTCGAACAGCTTGGAACAACCGGAGACGACGAAACCCTGGGGACAATGAGCCAATTGATCACACAAAGAACGGAGGAACAGTGATGTCTCGGTTAACGAAGCAATTAAGGCCGCATAGCTCGAGCTCCAAGTGAGGCAAAGCAAAGTGTGGACGATGTCTGGCACCAGACCGTCTGGTACTTACtccagtcaagtctgatTCATAAAGTACCCAGGTACTCCATGCTTGTGCAATAAAAGCAATATTTGCGGAAGGCACGAGGCTGCTGTCCCAAACCGCCTGCCGCTGCGAGGGGTCGCAACCCAGGGCAAGCGCACGACAACGACACTCGAACCAAGTCGTCAATTTCACCAATTGCAACCAAAAACCCTGCTCATTCCGGGCGAATTGCATCCATTAATTCTTTTCCCTCCTCTGCTTCCGTGGCCATCCTTGCACCAGTCGATCCCATCCAGAACGGCACAAGTCATGGCGGACGGGATAAATCTACGACCAGACTGTCCTCCGCCACTTGTTGGTCGTATGAGGCCGTCCCAAGGagtcaaggaccagacatggagaaAAGCAGGGACCTCCGAAAGCGGTGGCAGTCAAGTCATCCGTGGTGACGTCGTGGCGCTGGGGCTGGTCTGGCCTCACAAGACGTGACTTGCTGCCATGGATAAGCCATGAAGCTGTTGGGGCGTGTCTCTTCCAAACGTTGGTCCATCAATTTCAGCCGGCTCACCAGACATAGCGCCTGCTCCAGGCCGGCCCAGCGCCAATAACGCCTTCCTGCTTCAGTATTGTTACCTCCGTCCGCCTCCACATGATGGTGTCGATGCCGTCTGGTCCCGGTCTGGTCCCGCTGAGACTCATGATGGCAAGAACACGTCAAGGCGAACTGGCAGCAACTGAAAGGCAATCAGCTGCAGGTGTGTGGTGACGGCCACATTACGTGGTGGTACGAACAGAGTGTTTTGCTTACATAGAAACATCACCTTTAAAGACGATTGCATTCGCCAGGACTCCTTGCACGCACGAGTGGTACACCTTGCGATCGTCGAGGCTGGCGCCATGTCTTGATTGACTCTCAACGAGTTCGCTTCCCCCGCCCGCCTCTCAACCGTGGCGGTCACTGACTTGAGAGCGTTAAATACTTGGCGAAACATGGACACAGTCTTCCACCGCTTGTCCGCCAGCTCAGCTTCACCGTAACAAGTGGCCAGGGTAGTAGATGACCTGGGAAGTCACTTTCTGTTGATTAGAGGCGCCGTAGCCGCCTTGGGCCTTGCTTTTGTTTGCTATATTGGGCTTGCAATATCGCAGCACTTGGGCCGAAAGATATGTGGCAGCCTGCACCAACAGACAACAGCACATATCTCAACGGCTGCGGGAGATACCTGGCGccttgtgtctggtgtttggcaTCTGGCGAGGCGAACGGCAGGCTTGTTTGACTGAATGCCAGCGTGAGTTCGAGCAGAGGGGTGTACAAACAGGGCGTGTGTCTGCACATGCAAGGCCAGAGCTTTGCGGTCCCAGTAGATTGCCGCtcgactttcttcttcaattgTTCAATGCCCAGTCAAGATTACATTTTAGCGCCTTGGTGGCTTCTGCATGCCCCAGATACATGCATGAAGGGGATTTGAGCTTTCTACCCCCGGTTCCAATGGTCAGATGGTCCCGAATTGCATTTGCTGGCCTTTTCAATCCTGCTGGTCGGTGAAAATGACAATGCACTCATGGCAGGTAAACGTCGCGCGTGCGACTTACTCTCAATCTCGAAAGATAGTCTCCGATGGGACGCACCGACGACCCCGTATCCTCAGTTCAGGCTGTGCCGGGAGCGAGATCTCCCAACAGCGAAGGGAAAGTAGTCACCTGAGCATCTGGCTAACCTTCTCACCGTGCTTTGGACCATTGAATCCACCGGAGACCTCGAATGACTGTACATTGCAGCGTCATCTACCATGCTGAGACGGCATTTTGTGTTCTTTGATGAAGCTCTGTCCTATAGTGGCGGCACTCGTCAATGAATCTCGCGGATTGACGGCTGAGGCCATGCGCCTAATGCTAAGACCTTTACTTCGTTTTCCCTCAtatcctgtctggtctgggttGTTGTCAAGGTTGGTCGTCCTGCATACCACTGGACGGGTCAACTGCCACACTTTTGAGTCCGGAGTAACGCCTGCTCAGCTGCACAGGCCCCGGATCAGGACGGCCTGTAgttacggagtacatgtacgCTGCTCCCGACTGGCGGATAGCCGGGCCAATATGACTTGGCCAGCTCAGACCAATGCTGCCAGATTCTTCGTTCAACCATGTTGAAGCTTTACGGTATTAATGCAATGCATCTCCAGTCTTGACTTCGTTGGACCCAATAGATGACAGAGCTATATAATCCTACCAAGGACCTAGCACACACCGAACTAGAGTTCAACAGTGATTTGTCGTTTCCTGCGGCATCTTTTCTCAACACTGATAAGGCCGCCAGCTACAAGGGCACAACACAATGCCGTATACAGTAACAGTCCACAGAGTGTTTCCTTCAATACACCTGATATACGGAGAAGCTGGTGTTGGGATGCAAGCTTGTGATTGACTCCTCCGGGGCCCATGTAGGTGATGGGCAGCACAACAGGTAGCGGCCGCCAAATACTTTACATCGTCAGTCCCGTCACTTCCCATTATCGTGGAGCACAGAGTATTCATTATCGAACCCAACGGGGACTGATAGGCGAACGCACCTCGAAAAAATGGTCCATGCCTGTCGGCTAGAGTGTATGTGACTGATTGAACTACGTATGGGGTGCCAACCCCTTTGTGTAGCGGAGGTCGGTTGTAAGCCCGGATCCTTGATCATCAGAGACTAAAGACTCACATTCCAACACATTCATTGAGGTTTTTACGGACATTTGGGGCAACGTGAGTACGTTCTCGTGCCGACTTGCCCAGTGCACGCAACACAGAGGCTTAAATGTGTCTGGCCAAGTCGGATTGCTAGGGGACCTGAGAGTATTTGTCACCTTATACGCTTCTGTGCTGGCATCCTGAAATGGTCTCTCCTTTCCTGCTGCAAAGATGACTGGCTGGTATGCAAACACAGAAAACAAGCGGTTCTAATGCAAAGTTGAATCTATGATGCCGACAAGGTATCAAGTATGGCGAGGAACAGGGCTGAAGAACTGTTTACTTGTTGCTGGATTCAAAAAGAAGCCCCAGCTCATGCTCTTCTTGATGAAATTACTATATATGCAGTGTACAAGGGGCAGACACAACAACGCTGGCCAACAAAGGGAGGCACCTGCTGCTAAATGCCTGCACGTAGCAAAAAGATATATTTATATTGGAGCATCCCCAATGAGCCAAAAAAATATCTGTGCCGCAGCGAGGACTCGAACCTCGGTTTCCAGTGACTTGCAATTAATCCAAACCACAAACTGGTGTCCTTACCCCTAGACGACTGCGGCTTTCAAAAGAAAGGATTCTAATTCGCTGTTTCAGAGCTTGAAATGGCGAAAAAATAACGTGCCGCAGCGAGGACTCGAACCTCGGTTTCCAGTGCTTCGCTGATCCACAAACTGGTGTCCTTACCCCTAGACGACTGCGGCTTAGTTGTTTGTTGAGCTCGATAATAATTATTAAGAATGTATCCAGATCTGTGTGGAGATGATTTCTGTGCTCACGTGGCTCTGATTGGTTCAGTTGCCCTCCATGTGGAGTCAGCCAGTAATGAAATTGGACTCATGGAGCTAGGCTAGCATTATTTTGGGAGTGAGATTGTCTGACATGAGTTGTCAGCGTTGTCTTTAATTATTTATAGCTTCACTCTCAGCTGCTCTGATTGAGGTGTACtattattgtattgtatcACCATCACATCTTGCATCGCGTTTCCTCATGATATTCTGCTTATGGGGTGGCCTTCATTCCGCACCAATTTCCCTGATCTTCAGATCTCCCCGCACTCACTCACATGCCTGCTCTCATGGAGAATACTCATCTCCCATCCATTCCGCACAACCGTTGCATCCGAGCCGAATAGGAAAGCAATGCGCATACACTTAAGATGAGCTGTTGAAAACCCGCGGCGCAGTACCGCGTACATTTGCAGTAATCATCCCACATCCACGGAAACCGTTCCGGAAGATGGAGGTGTTCCCACTGAAACGTCAACATGCCTCGGTCTCTCCAGACGCCACTTTATCGATGTGCGGAACCACTCCGCCTTATTGCTCGTGACTGTCGACTTACTTATACTATCTTGGTAGCTGACACCATTGC
It encodes the following:
- a CDS encoding S-(hydroxymethyl)glutathione dehydrogenase (similar to Aspergillus terreus NIH2624 XP_001216760.1), with protein sequence MADTVGKVRTTITCKAAVAWEAGKELSIEDVEVAPPKAHEVRIQIYYTGVYAYTLSGKDPEGAFPIVLGHEGAGIVESVGEGVTNVKPGDHVVECKFCKSGKTNLCGKIRATQGKGVMPDGTSRFKCKGKDLLHFMGTSTFSQYTVVADISVVAVQPEAPMDRTCLLGCGITTGYGAARVTANVEEGSNIAVFGAGCVGLSVVQGAVVNKAGKIIVVDVNPSKEEWAKKFGATDFVNPNDLKGQTIVEKLVEMTDGGCDYTFDCTGNVSVMRAALEACHKGWGESIIIGVAAAGQEIATRRKFVSFQLVTGRVWKGCAFGGIKGRSQLPGLVSDYMSGALKVDEFITHRKTLNEMNSAFESMKSGDCIRAVVDMRKL
- a CDS encoding DNA repair protein Ntg1 (similar to Cordyceps militaris CM01 XP_006674234.1); this encodes MRSSRLSKDTSKIFDRISAARASPPRRTTRSLSRFAYTSASSTSSPQNGYQTPDIEDSISPPPKRRRRASTDSPVKPIKAELLDESISSIPSPPAKRRARKPAKKTTDPSTGEEKISPPSDWEEMYNVVKKMRLPGGVAHGAAVDTMGCERLADKKASPKDQRFHTLIALMLSSQTKDTVNAVAMQKLKTELPPYKPGAPVGLNLDNVLAVDANLLNQLIWAVGFHNNKTKYIKQTAVILRDKWNSDIPDTIDGLTSLPGVGPKMAYLCLSAAWDRTEGIGVDVHVHRITNLWGWNKTKNPEETRLALQSWLPRDKWREINWLLVGFGQAVCLPVGRKCGDCDLGLSGLCKAAERKKVLEGRRIKEEVKVEEDGSVLKKEEVVEEVRVKEEAANEKAPG
- a CDS encoding AN1-like zinc finger domain-containing protein; the protein is MPGKKIRCGAKDCREPVQRIFGDCGFCNGHFCGKHRLLEDHKCSGLEDCKKQSHERNAAQLESERTQVIRGV